A stretch of Dietzia lutea DNA encodes these proteins:
- a CDS encoding ferredoxin reductase, whose amino-acid sequence MSESKSGLSRIMRAAAARVPEPRGARRFLNRLTHPLRMDDYSSLIYPLWSARELRGEIVSVRREADDAVTLVIKPGWGATPEYRPGQYLGIGVLLNGRWTWRSYSLTSAPTSGRGEYSVTVKAMPEGLLSNHIVGTVEPGTIVRLQAPAGDFHLPSPTPDKLMFVTAGSGITPVMGMLRSLDRRSADERFPDVVHVHSIRDREDALFHDELLALERTQPGYTLHLRVTSEEGRINAEQMAALVPDWSERPTWACGPSAMLDELTEHFEASGRDDLHVERFTVDRNAGASGGTVKYGSTGKTVELDGATTILEGGESVGVQMPFGCRMGICQTCVVGLDEGHVRDLRNGTDHGPGERIQTCVSVALGDVELKL is encoded by the coding sequence ATGTCCGAGTCGAAGAGCGGGCTCAGTCGCATCATGCGGGCGGCGGCCGCGCGGGTCCCCGAACCCCGGGGCGCGCGTCGGTTCCTCAACCGCCTGACCCACCCGCTGCGCATGGACGACTATTCGTCGCTCATCTACCCGCTGTGGTCCGCGCGGGAGCTGCGCGGCGAGATCGTCTCCGTGCGCCGCGAGGCCGACGACGCGGTGACGCTCGTCATCAAGCCGGGCTGGGGCGCCACCCCGGAGTACCGCCCGGGTCAGTACCTGGGGATCGGCGTGCTGCTCAACGGCCGCTGGACGTGGCGGTCGTACTCGCTGACCTCGGCGCCCACGAGCGGTCGTGGCGAGTACTCGGTGACCGTCAAGGCCATGCCGGAGGGCCTGCTGAGCAACCACATCGTCGGCACCGTCGAGCCGGGCACCATCGTCCGGCTGCAGGCCCCGGCCGGTGACTTCCACCTGCCCTCCCCGACGCCGGACAAGCTGATGTTCGTCACCGCCGGGTCGGGGATCACCCCCGTGATGGGCATGCTGCGGTCGCTGGACCGGCGCTCGGCCGACGAGCGGTTCCCCGACGTGGTCCACGTCCATTCCATCCGCGACCGTGAGGACGCGCTGTTCCACGACGAGCTGCTCGCGTTGGAGCGCACCCAGCCGGGGTACACCCTGCACCTGCGGGTGACCAGCGAGGAGGGTCGCATCAACGCCGAGCAGATGGCCGCGCTGGTGCCGGACTGGTCCGAGCGGCCCACGTGGGCGTGCGGTCCGTCGGCGATGCTCGACGAGCTGACCGAGCACTTCGAGGCCTCGGGCCGCGACGACCTGCACGTCGAGCGGTTCACCGTGGACCGCAACGCCGGTGCGTCGGGCGGGACGGTCAAGTACGGCTCCACCGGCAAGACCGTCGAACTCGACGGGGCCACGACGATCCTCGAGGGCGGGGAGAGCGTCGGCGTGCAGATGCCGTTCGGGTGTCGCATGGGCATCTGCCAGACCTGCGTCGTGGGCCTGGACGAGGGGCACGTGCGGGACCTGCGCAACGGCACCGATCACGGCCCGGGCGAGCGGATCCAGACGTGCGTGTCGGTGGCGCTGGGGGACGTCGAGCTCAAGCTCTGA
- a CDS encoding wax ester/triacylglycerol synthase family O-acyltransferase, protein MATRLATADADLLLGDAARSRSRHSCSLALVARDEPWDIDRVMEFVDTRLADAPRYRQRIRQVPFGLARAVWVDDPDFDLSFHVRRSALPAPGGTRQLADLVARLVDRPLEADRPLWELYLIEGLPDGRLAILTKTHHVLLGGPNAVDLAQVLMTDERVSADVDEVATWTPVPSPGDGVLVLDALMTIATDPLELVRRSGRLANALERATRGLVGAATLSVLRPGGGLSEMFRTERPRGSRVGLASFPLSEARDIARAHSCKVNDVVLAVLCGALRSWILSCGHPLATSDSLRAIVPMAVTAEADGAEAPGDVTSAEIASALIGMPVGEPNPRMRLAQIAREAATQRYPREAVGAKSLARLSGFAPPTLHALASRAAIMLPSESYDLVVTNAPGPQRKVFWGDGELVEVYPVPALLEGQALAVSMSSYSGTVYCGFTSDRQAVPDVEEIGELIASALDELAGSAG, encoded by the coding sequence GTGGCGACCAGGCTGGCCACCGCGGACGCGGACCTGCTCCTCGGGGACGCCGCGCGTTCCCGGAGCCGGCACTCGTGTTCGTTGGCACTGGTCGCCCGCGACGAACCGTGGGACATCGACCGCGTCATGGAGTTCGTCGACACGCGGCTGGCCGACGCGCCCCGCTACCGGCAGCGGATCCGGCAGGTCCCGTTCGGCCTGGCCAGGGCGGTCTGGGTCGACGACCCCGACTTCGACCTGAGCTTCCACGTCCGTCGGTCGGCGCTGCCCGCGCCGGGCGGGACGCGGCAGTTGGCCGACCTGGTGGCCAGGCTTGTCGACAGGCCCCTCGAGGCTGACCGTCCGCTGTGGGAGCTGTACCTCATCGAGGGCCTGCCCGACGGCCGGTTGGCGATCCTCACCAAGACCCACCACGTCCTGCTGGGCGGGCCCAACGCCGTCGACCTGGCGCAGGTGCTCATGACCGACGAGCGCGTCTCGGCGGACGTCGACGAGGTCGCCACCTGGACGCCCGTGCCGTCGCCCGGCGACGGGGTGCTGGTGCTGGACGCGCTCATGACCATCGCGACCGACCCGCTGGAGCTGGTCCGGCGTTCGGGGCGCCTGGCGAACGCGCTGGAGCGGGCCACACGCGGCCTCGTGGGGGCGGCCACCCTCTCCGTGCTGCGTCCCGGCGGGGGTCTGTCGGAGATGTTCCGCACCGAGCGCCCCCGGGGCAGCAGGGTCGGGCTCGCGTCGTTCCCGTTGTCCGAGGCGAGGGACATCGCCCGGGCGCACTCCTGCAAGGTCAACGACGTGGTGCTCGCCGTCCTGTGCGGGGCCCTGCGGTCCTGGATCCTGTCCTGCGGTCATCCGCTGGCCACGTCGGACAGCCTGCGCGCGATCGTGCCGATGGCCGTGACCGCCGAGGCCGACGGCGCGGAGGCGCCCGGCGATGTGACGTCCGCGGAGATCGCCTCGGCGCTCATCGGCATGCCGGTGGGGGAGCCCAACCCCCGGATGCGGTTGGCGCAGATCGCCCGCGAGGCCGCGACCCAGCGGTACCCGCGGGAGGCGGTCGGCGCCAAGTCCCTGGCCCGGCTCTCCGGGTTCGCCCCGCCCACCCTGCACGCGCTGGCCTCCCGGGCGGCGATCATGTTGCCGTCGGAGAGCTACGACCTGGTCGTGACCAACGCCCCCGGTCCGCAGCGCAAGGTGTTCTGGGGCGACGGCGAGCTGGTCGAGGTCTACCCCGTCCCGGCGCTGCTCGAGGGCCAGGCGCTGGCCGTGTCCATGAGCAGTTACTCCGGCACCGTGTACTGCGGCTTCACCTCCGACCGCCAGGCCGTCCCGGACGTCGAGGAGATCGGCGAGCTGATCGCGTCGGCCCTGGACGAGCTCGCCGGTTCCGCCGGCTGA
- a CDS encoding HAD family hydrolase, producing MRGLIVDYFGVLDGTDEDRENWRSILTGARANDVRLAVLSNEPEGPGADRVREDAREYGIDHVVLSGAIGVEKPEPEAFLEAARRLELEPRECVMVDDAIENILGAVQTGMIGVFYQVFDRAAVEIRGLLGLDEAV from the coding sequence ATGCGTGGACTGATAGTCGACTACTTCGGCGTGCTGGACGGCACGGACGAGGACCGTGAGAACTGGCGGTCGATCTTGACCGGTGCGAGGGCCAACGACGTGCGCCTCGCCGTGCTGAGCAACGAACCCGAGGGGCCGGGCGCCGACCGCGTCCGCGAGGACGCCCGTGAGTACGGGATCGACCACGTGGTGCTCAGCGGCGCGATCGGCGTCGAGAAGCCGGAGCCGGAGGCCTTCCTCGAGGCCGCCCGCCGCCTCGAGCTCGAGCCGAGGGAGTGCGTGATGGTCGACGACGCGATCGAGAACATCCTCGGCGCGGTGCAGACCGGCATGATCGGCGTGTTCTACCAGGTGTTCGATCGGGCGGCCGTGGAGATCCGCGGTCTGCTCGGGTTGGACGAGGCGGTCTGA
- a CDS encoding SOS response-associated peptidase — protein MCGRFSLSSDPAQLALELDAVDEASAPPVGLHPDTAPTTPRFNIAPTTTVPVLTLDVPRESLDEAAGPAAPRRVLRAMRWGLVPSWTKESQRLPTLFNARVETAASKPAFRAAVARRHCVVPMDGWYEWVPGEPASPGAKAGPKQPYFMSLPGDRGLLMAGLWEARRDPVDPSVTRLSCTILTTEALGPLRRIHDRMPLAVHPDLVADWLDPAVIGDPRALVDGAGGDLGEWAESVEIRPVSRAVSNVRNEGPELVRPVDPTEGMLF, from the coding sequence ATGTGTGGACGGTTCTCGCTCTCTTCGGACCCGGCGCAGCTCGCGCTGGAACTGGACGCGGTCGACGAGGCGTCCGCTCCACCCGTCGGCCTCCACCCGGACACCGCGCCGACCACGCCGCGGTTCAACATCGCCCCCACCACGACCGTCCCGGTCCTGACGCTGGACGTGCCGCGCGAGAGCCTCGACGAGGCCGCGGGCCCCGCCGCCCCGCGGCGGGTGCTGCGGGCCATGCGGTGGGGGCTGGTCCCGTCGTGGACCAAGGAGTCCCAGCGCCTGCCCACCCTGTTCAACGCCCGCGTGGAGACCGCGGCCTCCAAGCCGGCGTTCCGCGCCGCCGTCGCCCGCCGGCACTGCGTGGTGCCGATGGACGGCTGGTACGAGTGGGTGCCCGGTGAACCCGCCTCCCCGGGCGCCAAGGCGGGACCCAAGCAGCCGTACTTCATGAGCCTGCCGGGCGACCGCGGCCTGCTGATGGCCGGGCTGTGGGAGGCACGGCGCGACCCGGTCGACCCGTCCGTCACCCGGTTGTCGTGCACGATCCTCACCACCGAGGCGCTGGGCCCGCTGCGGCGGATCCACGACCGGATGCCGCTGGCCGTCCACCCGGACCTGGTGGCGGACTGGCTCGACCCCGCGGTGATCGGCGACCCGCGCGCGCTGGTCGACGGCGCGGGCGGGGATCTCGGGGAGTGGGCGGAGTCGGTGGAGATCCGCCCGGTCTCCCGGGCGGTGTCGAACGTCCGTAACGAGGGGCCGGAGCTCGTCCGGCCCGTCGACCCCACCGAGGGGATGTTGTTCTAG
- the rsgA gene encoding ribosome small subunit-dependent GTPase A has translation MPSGRGAGGARGWDESDVRIRPGKGSRPRTKRRPSHDDAAAAMVVAVDRGRWGCVLLDDGPGHSAGTRVVAMRARELGRTPVVVGDRVGVVGDLSGARDTLTRIVRVEERSTVLRRTADDSDPYERVVVANAELLLIVVAVADPPPRAGFVARALVAAYTGGLDPVLCLTKGDLDDPSVFAAEFAALDVPVLRVGVDDELDDLHAVIDGRISAMIGHSGVGKSTLVNRLVPRADRATGVVSGVGKGRHTSTQSVALELASGGWVVDTPGIRSFGLAHVSPDDVVAAFSDLDEIAAACPRGCTHQGPPADPECAFDAIDDPAVHRRAMAVRELLGALQSNDPWALGLDQD, from the coding sequence ATGCCGAGCGGACGGGGTGCGGGCGGCGCACGCGGGTGGGACGAATCCGACGTCCGGATCAGGCCCGGCAAGGGGTCACGGCCGCGCACCAAGCGCCGGCCCAGCCACGACGATGCGGCCGCCGCGATGGTCGTCGCCGTCGACCGCGGCCGGTGGGGGTGCGTGCTGCTCGACGACGGGCCCGGGCACAGCGCCGGGACCCGCGTCGTCGCCATGCGGGCGCGCGAATTGGGACGCACGCCCGTGGTGGTGGGTGACCGTGTGGGCGTGGTCGGTGACCTGTCCGGCGCGCGCGACACCCTCACCCGCATCGTGCGCGTCGAGGAACGCTCCACCGTGCTGCGTCGCACCGCCGACGACTCCGACCCCTACGAGCGGGTCGTGGTGGCCAACGCCGAACTCCTGCTCATCGTGGTCGCCGTGGCCGACCCACCGCCGCGCGCCGGCTTCGTCGCCCGTGCGCTCGTGGCCGCCTACACCGGCGGCCTGGACCCGGTCCTGTGCCTGACCAAGGGCGACCTGGACGACCCGTCCGTGTTCGCGGCCGAGTTCGCCGCCCTCGACGTGCCGGTGCTCCGGGTGGGGGTCGACGACGAGCTGGACGATCTCCACGCCGTGATCGACGGCCGGATCTCCGCGATGATCGGCCACTCCGGGGTCGGCAAATCGACGTTGGTCAACCGCCTGGTCCCGCGGGCGGACAGGGCGACCGGCGTGGTCTCCGGCGTCGGCAAGGGCCGACACACCTCCACCCAGTCGGTCGCGCTCGAACTGGCCTCCGGCGGCTGGGTGGTGGACACGCCCGGCATCCGCAGCTTCGGACTGGCGCACGTCTCGCCCGACGACGTGGTGGCCGCGTTCTCCGACCTCGACGAGATCGCGGCGGCCTGCCCGCGCGGCTGCACCCACCAGGGACCGCCGGCCGACCCCGAGTGTGCGTTCGACGCCATCGACGATCCGGCCGTGCACCGACGGGCGATGGCCGTACGCGAGCTTCTGGGAGCGCTGCAGTCCAACGACCCGTGGGCGCTGGGGCTGGACCAGGACTGA
- a CDS encoding aminoacyl-tRNA deacylase, which produces MGRKSGRGAAAAGGRGGAAATPAVAALRAAGVAHEIHTYDTSGETAYGDEAARVMGERLGVDADRVLKTLVLATGRPPAGSRVALAVAVLPVTSSLDLKAAAAALGCGRATLAPVDVAEKTTGYVVGGVSPVGQRRPLATVIDASALGHRTVLCSAGRRGWEIELDPAELVRLTGAVTAPVTTSR; this is translated from the coding sequence GTGGGCAGGAAGAGCGGACGCGGTGCTGCCGCGGCGGGTGGACGCGGCGGCGCCGCGGCGACCCCCGCGGTCGCCGCGCTGCGGGCCGCCGGCGTCGCCCACGAGATCCACACCTACGACACGAGCGGCGAGACCGCATACGGTGACGAGGCCGCCCGCGTGATGGGCGAGCGCCTGGGGGTGGACGCCGACCGGGTGCTCAAGACCCTCGTCCTGGCGACCGGGCGGCCGCCGGCGGGTTCCCGCGTCGCCCTGGCGGTGGCGGTGCTGCCGGTGACGTCCTCGCTCGACCTCAAGGCCGCGGCCGCCGCGCTCGGGTGCGGCAGGGCCACGCTCGCGCCGGTCGACGTCGCCGAGAAGACCACGGGCTACGTGGTGGGTGGCGTCTCCCCCGTCGGTCAGAGGCGGCCCCTGGCCACGGTGATCGACGCCTCCGCGCTCGGTCACCGCACGGTCCTGTGCAGCGCCGGGCGGCGCGGCTGGGAGATCGAACTCGACCCCGCGGAGCTGGTCCGGCTGACCGGCGCGGTGACTGCGCCGGTCACGACGTCCCGCTAG
- a CDS encoding sigma-70 family RNA polymerase sigma factor, translated as MRTAVLDAPDVRLDSGTSTGEEFRLPTELQPDEADQRAEQFEELAMPLLDQLYGAALRMTRNPADAEDLVQEAYAKAFAGFHSFKPGTNFRAWMHRILTNAYINHYRKRQRQPAQYPTDEITDWQLAAAAEHTSTGLRSAEVEAMELLPDDEIRAALAELPEEFRMAVYYADVQDLPYKEIAEIMDTPLGTVMSRLHRGRKQLRELLRDVAADRGFGRDREEGAK; from the coding sequence ATGCGGACCGCGGTCCTCGACGCCCCGGATGTGCGGTTAGACTCCGGGACATCGACAGGTGAGGAGTTCCGGTTGCCGACCGAGTTGCAGCCCGACGAGGCCGACCAGCGCGCCGAGCAGTTCGAGGAGCTGGCCATGCCACTGCTCGACCAGCTGTACGGCGCCGCCTTGCGGATGACCAGGAATCCCGCCGATGCCGAGGACCTGGTGCAGGAGGCCTACGCCAAGGCGTTCGCGGGGTTCCACTCGTTCAAGCCGGGGACGAACTTCCGGGCCTGGATGCACCGCATCCTCACCAACGCCTACATCAACCACTACCGCAAGCGGCAGCGGCAGCCCGCGCAGTACCCGACCGACGAGATCACCGACTGGCAGCTCGCCGCGGCGGCCGAGCACACCTCGACGGGGCTGCGTTCTGCGGAGGTCGAGGCCATGGAGCTGCTGCCGGACGACGAGATCCGCGCGGCGCTGGCCGAGCTCCCCGAGGAGTTCCGTATGGCGGTCTACTACGCCGACGTCCAGGACCTGCCGTACAAGGAGATCGCCGAGATCATGGACACCCCCCTGGGGACCGTGATGTCACGTCTGCACCGCGGCCGCAAGCAGCTGCGGGAGCTCCTGCGCGATGTGGCCGCCGATCGCGGCTTCGGGCGTGACCGTGAGGAGGGGGCGAAGTGA
- a CDS encoding DUF6912 family protein: MRLFIPATLTMLETLLDAGEMPVRSGTAFAATPALIESYAEGDMEEIEHVAFLEAARASLRLLGGELDSGAAHEAHPYRRVVVSADVPDEQLTPRPDLDTAVVRLAGGTVAMADIAAVHVDLAGAVDLVRDAVEAVDRADLGDEDAELTVGDALDVDLAWYDAVELPFLLTLL, from the coding sequence ATGCGACTGTTCATCCCCGCCACGCTGACGATGCTCGAGACCCTGCTGGACGCGGGCGAGATGCCCGTGCGGAGCGGGACCGCGTTCGCGGCGACCCCCGCCCTGATCGAGTCGTACGCGGAGGGCGACATGGAGGAGATCGAGCACGTGGCGTTCCTCGAGGCCGCCCGCGCCTCGCTCCGCCTGCTCGGAGGCGAGCTCGATTCGGGCGCCGCACACGAGGCCCACCCGTACCGCCGTGTCGTGGTGAGCGCGGACGTGCCGGACGAGCAACTCACCCCGCGCCCGGATCTCGACACCGCCGTCGTGCGCCTGGCCGGCGGGACGGTCGCGATGGCCGACATCGCGGCCGTGCACGTGGACCTCGCGGGAGCGGTCGACCTGGTGCGTGACGCCGTCGAGGCGGTCGATCGGGCCGATCTCGGGGACGAGGACGCGGAGCTCACCGTGGGCGACGCCCTCGACGTGGATCTGGCGTGGTACGACGCCGTGGAACTACCGTTCCTGCTCACCCTTCTCTGA
- the aroA gene encoding 3-phosphoshikimate 1-carboxyvinyltransferase, giving the protein MGDNGRVSHWSAPVAAAPVDADVVVPGSKSLTNRALPLAALADGPSRLTGTLRSRDTDLMIGALRSVGARVEGPAGDLHPDDTDLTITPGPLRGGDVECGLAGTVMRFVPPIAALASGPSTFDGDLAARIRPQSTVLDALRALGAEIDGERLPFTVSGTGSLRGGRVEMDASASSQFVSGLLLSAARFDEGVDLVHVGASPVPSGPHIEMTLAMLRESGVTVEQPTPSSWRVAPGPIAAVDRVLEPDLSNATPFLAAAAVTGGTVRVPHWPATTTQPGDAIRDILRAMGASVTLEIADGADHGTLVVVGPSRLSAVHLDLSAVGELTPTVAALCALADGPSRLTGIAHLRGHETDRLAALAAELGAVGCGVTELDDGLEITPAPLRGAPWRAYADHRMATAGAIVGLVVPGVEVDDIGCTSKTLPGFTTMWADMLTGRG; this is encoded by the coding sequence ATGGGCGACAATGGCCGGGTGAGTCATTGGAGCGCCCCCGTCGCCGCAGCCCCCGTGGACGCCGACGTCGTAGTCCCCGGATCCAAGTCGTTGACCAACCGCGCCCTCCCCCTCGCCGCCCTGGCCGACGGCCCCTCCCGGCTGACCGGCACCCTGCGCAGCCGGGACACCGACCTCATGATCGGCGCCCTGCGGTCCGTGGGCGCCCGGGTCGAGGGCCCCGCCGGCGACCTCCACCCCGACGACACCGACCTGACCATCACGCCCGGCCCGCTGCGCGGGGGCGACGTCGAGTGCGGGCTGGCCGGGACGGTCATGCGCTTCGTCCCCCCGATCGCCGCCCTCGCCTCCGGCCCCTCGACCTTCGACGGCGACCTCGCCGCCCGGATCCGCCCGCAGTCCACGGTGCTCGACGCGCTGCGGGCCCTCGGCGCCGAGATCGACGGCGAGCGCCTGCCCTTCACCGTCTCCGGCACGGGCTCGCTGCGCGGGGGCCGCGTCGAGATGGACGCCTCCGCCTCGTCCCAGTTCGTCTCCGGCCTCCTGCTCTCGGCCGCCCGCTTCGACGAGGGCGTCGACCTCGTCCACGTGGGTGCCTCGCCCGTTCCGTCCGGACCGCACATCGAGATGACGCTGGCGATGCTCCGCGAGTCCGGCGTCACCGTCGAGCAGCCGACCCCGTCGTCATGGCGGGTCGCCCCCGGCCCGATCGCGGCCGTCGACCGGGTCCTCGAGCCCGACCTGTCCAACGCCACCCCGTTTCTGGCCGCCGCGGCGGTCACAGGCGGAACCGTCCGCGTCCCGCACTGGCCCGCCACCACGACCCAGCCCGGCGACGCCATCCGCGACATCCTGCGGGCCATGGGCGCGTCCGTGACCCTCGAGATCGCCGACGGTGCGGACCACGGCACCCTCGTCGTCGTCGGCCCCTCCCGCCTCTCTGCCGTCCACCTGGACCTGTCCGCCGTCGGCGAGCTCACACCCACCGTCGCCGCGCTGTGCGCGCTGGCCGACGGCCCGTCGCGCCTCACGGGGATCGCGCACCTTCGCGGCCACGAGACCGACCGCCTCGCCGCGCTGGCCGCCGAGCTGGGCGCCGTGGGTTGCGGCGTCACCGAGCTCGACGACGGCCTCGAGATCACCCCCGCTCCCCTGCGCGGCGCCCCGTGGCGCGCCTACGCCGACCACCGCATGGCCACCGCCGGCGCCATCGTCGGGCTGGTCGTGCCGGGCGTCGAGGTCGACGACATCGGGTGCACCTCCAAGACCCTGCCCGGCTTCACCACCATGTGGGCCGACATGCTCACCGGACGAGGCTGA
- the secA gene encoding preprotein translocase subunit SecA translates to MSILSKLLRAGEGRKLKKYTALADYVDSLSADTEKLTDDELRAKTGEFRRRVAEGETLDDLLPEAFAVAREAAYRVLGQKPYKVQIIGAIVLHTGSVAEMKTGEGKTLTCVLPAYLNALSDKGVHVVTVNDYLAKRDAEWMGRVHRFLGLSVGAILSGMTPDQRREAYHADITYGTNNEFGFDYLRDNMAHDTAQLVQRGHNYAIVDEVDSILIDEARTPLIISGPADGSSKWYAEFARIAPLLEEGTHYEVDRKKRTIGVTEQGVEFVEDQLGIDNLYEAANSPLVSYLNNSIKAKELFTKDKDYIVRDGDVIIVDEFTGRVLDGRRYNEGMHQAIEAKERVEIKAENQTLATITLQNYFRLYEKLAGMTGTAETEAAELYQIYKLEVMPIPTNRPMARADQPDLIYKTEEAKFAAVVEDIAERVEKKQPVLVGTASVERSEHLSRLLTRKGIKHHVLNAKFHAQEAQIIAQAGRPGAVTVATNMAGRGTDIVLGGNPDIIADLNLRERGLDPVTTPEEYEAAWDAEIERMRTLTKEEAERVREAGGLYVLGTERHDSRRIDNQLRGRSGRQGDPGESRFYLSLGDELMRRFNGAAVEAIMNRLSLPDDVPIEAGMVSRAVKNAQTQVESQNFEIRKDVLKYDEVMNQQRTVIYRERKRILEGEDITDQVESMIYQVVSAYVDGATAEGYVEDWDLEKLWDALRQLYPVSITAQEIIDGDEYGSPGDLSAKNLKDAVLDDVFARYDERESEIEDIGGEGAMRQLERSVMLQVLDRKWREHLYEMDYLKEGIGLRAMAQRDPLVEYQREGYDMFSAMMDGVREETVAFLFNVKVQANQQQAAMAGPSAAQAASLAGANPILQAAGTGRDVSGQQMQFSGPSESGDAQLVDEGATANRAERRSQERQQRAERRERAARTASRGRRD, encoded by the coding sequence GTGTCCATTCTTTCCAAGCTGCTCCGGGCCGGCGAGGGGCGAAAGCTCAAGAAGTACACCGCTCTCGCCGACTACGTGGACTCGCTCTCCGCCGACACGGAGAAGCTGACCGACGACGAGCTCCGGGCGAAGACCGGGGAGTTCAGGCGTCGGGTGGCCGAGGGGGAGACGCTGGACGACCTGCTGCCCGAGGCGTTCGCCGTGGCGCGCGAGGCCGCGTACCGCGTCCTCGGGCAGAAGCCGTACAAGGTGCAGATCATCGGCGCCATCGTGCTCCACACCGGGTCCGTCGCCGAGATGAAGACCGGCGAGGGCAAGACCCTGACCTGTGTGCTGCCCGCCTACCTCAACGCCCTGTCCGACAAGGGTGTGCACGTCGTGACGGTCAACGACTACCTCGCCAAGCGTGACGCCGAGTGGATGGGCCGCGTCCACCGCTTCCTGGGCCTGTCCGTGGGCGCCATCCTCAGCGGCATGACGCCCGACCAGCGGCGCGAGGCCTACCACGCCGACATCACCTACGGCACGAACAACGAGTTCGGGTTCGACTACCTGCGCGACAACATGGCGCACGACACCGCCCAGCTCGTCCAGCGCGGACACAACTACGCGATCGTCGACGAGGTCGACTCCATCCTCATCGACGAGGCGCGGACGCCGCTCATCATCTCCGGGCCCGCCGACGGTTCCAGCAAGTGGTACGCCGAGTTCGCGCGCATCGCTCCGCTGCTGGAGGAGGGCACCCACTACGAGGTGGACCGCAAGAAGCGGACCATCGGCGTCACCGAGCAGGGCGTGGAGTTCGTCGAGGACCAGCTGGGGATCGACAACCTCTACGAGGCCGCCAACTCGCCGCTGGTGAGCTACCTGAACAACTCCATCAAGGCCAAGGAGCTGTTCACCAAGGACAAGGACTACATCGTCCGCGACGGCGACGTCATCATCGTCGACGAGTTCACCGGGCGCGTCCTCGACGGTCGCCGCTACAACGAGGGCATGCACCAGGCCATCGAGGCCAAGGAGCGCGTGGAGATCAAGGCCGAGAACCAGACGCTGGCCACCATCACGCTCCAGAACTACTTCCGGCTCTACGAGAAGCTGGCCGGCATGACCGGCACCGCCGAGACCGAGGCGGCCGAGCTGTACCAGATCTACAAGCTCGAGGTCATGCCCATCCCGACCAACCGCCCCATGGCCCGCGCGGACCAGCCCGACCTCATCTACAAGACCGAGGAGGCCAAGTTCGCCGCCGTGGTGGAGGACATCGCCGAGCGGGTCGAGAAGAAGCAGCCGGTGCTCGTGGGCACCGCCTCCGTCGAGCGCAGTGAGCACCTGTCCCGGCTGCTCACGCGCAAGGGCATCAAGCACCACGTCCTCAACGCCAAGTTCCACGCCCAGGAGGCGCAGATCATCGCCCAGGCCGGCCGGCCCGGCGCGGTCACGGTCGCCACCAACATGGCCGGCCGCGGTACCGACATCGTGCTGGGCGGCAACCCCGACATCATCGCCGACCTCAACCTCCGCGAGCGCGGCCTCGACCCGGTCACCACCCCGGAGGAGTACGAGGCCGCGTGGGACGCCGAGATCGAGCGGATGCGCACGCTAACGAAGGAGGAGGCCGAGCGGGTCCGCGAGGCCGGAGGCCTCTACGTGCTGGGTACCGAGCGGCACGACTCGCGCCGCATCGACAACCAGCTGCGTGGCCGCTCGGGGCGCCAGGGCGATCCGGGGGAGTCCCGCTTCTACCTGTCGCTGGGTGACGAGCTCATGAGGCGCTTCAACGGCGCCGCCGTCGAGGCGATCATGAACAGGCTGAGCCTGCCCGACGACGTGCCCATCGAGGCCGGCATGGTCTCGCGGGCGGTGAAGAACGCCCAGACGCAGGTCGAATCGCAGAACTTCGAGATCCGCAAGGACGTGCTCAAGTACGACGAGGTGATGAACCAGCAGCGCACGGTCATCTACCGCGAGCGCAAGCGCATCCTCGAGGGCGAGGACATCACCGACCAGGTCGAGTCGATGATCTACCAGGTGGTCAGCGCCTACGTCGACGGCGCCACCGCCGAGGGATACGTCGAGGACTGGGACCTGGAGAAGCTGTGGGACGCGCTGCGGCAGCTCTACCCCGTGTCGATCACCGCGCAGGAGATCATCGACGGGGACGAGTACGGCTCTCCCGGCGACCTGTCCGCCAAGAACCTCAAGGACGCCGTCCTCGACGACGTCTTCGCCCGGTACGACGAGCGCGAGTCCGAGATCGAGGACATCGGCGGCGAGGGCGCGATGCGCCAGCTCGAGCGGTCTGTCATGCTGCAGGTACTCGACCGCAAGTGGCGTGAGCACCTCTACGAGATGGACTACCTCAAGGAGGGCATCGGCCTGCGGGCCATGGCCCAGCGCGACCCGTTGGTCGAGTACCAGCGCGAGGGCTACGACATGTTCTCGGCGATGATGGACGGCGTGCGCGAGGAGACCGTGGCGTTCCTGTTCAACGTCAAGGTGCAGGCCAACCAGCAGCAGGCGGCGATGGCCGGCCCGTCGGCCGCGCAGGCCGCGTCGCTGGCGGGTGCCAACCCCATCCTCCAGGCGGCCGGCACCGGCCGCGACGTGAGCGGGCAACAGATGCAGTTCTCGGGCCCGTCGGAGAGCGGCGACGCCCAGCTGGTCGACGAGGGCGCCACCGCCAACCGGGCCGAGCGCCGCTCGCAGGAGCGTCAGCAGCGGGCCGAGCGCCGGGAGCGGGCCGCCCGGACCGCCTCGCGCGGTCGCCGGGACTGA